From the Francisella frigiditurris genome, one window contains:
- a CDS encoding long-chain-fatty-acid--CoA ligase has product MTTFSRETWLNNYPEYTPHKIEKNYQTLLDLYDEAISQYSNRIAATCHSEEFSFKAINKLSSKLASYLQNELNIQKGDRVAIVLPNCIQFIVSLFACVKIGAVFVNTNPLYTAEELKAIFNNCNVKCAIVMDMFANHIQKAKDDIPSLEHTIVTNIADLYSFPKKQIIGLVSKHLIKNKPNYDKSQFITFSKALSGKENKYLKPNISKEDILCLQYSSGTTGTPKGAVLTHDNLVSNIKQVWAWVNGDLDLYSQVVITALPLYHIFSLSANLLCFFFAGAKNILIPNARDIKDLIKTMSKNEFTIFNGLNTLYMALLDHPNFDKINKSKYKYSLSGGMPISRKIYLKWLDRTGVELKEGYGMTEMSPAISLNKFNESEFDYFGTCGYPIPNTELSIRDIKTFEEIHNCYDEGEIWLKGPQQCQGFWNDDENNRLYFTDDGWLKTGDIGYIDKKGRLTITDRLKNMIIVSGFNVYPREVELCISKLKDIREVAVTGIPSKTSGERAIAFISLTQGSKLSEQDIINHCKERLASYKVPKTCILIETLPKNNTGKIDIKKLKADFLSK; this is encoded by the coding sequence ATGACAACGTTCTCAAGAGAAACATGGCTAAATAACTACCCTGAATATACTCCTCATAAAATAGAGAAAAACTACCAGACTTTATTAGACTTATATGATGAAGCAATTTCTCAATACTCTAATAGAATAGCTGCCACATGTCACTCTGAAGAATTTTCTTTTAAAGCGATTAATAAACTGTCATCAAAATTAGCTAGCTATTTACAAAATGAATTAAATATCCAAAAAGGTGATAGAGTAGCTATAGTCTTACCTAACTGTATACAATTTATAGTTAGCCTTTTCGCATGCGTTAAAATTGGAGCTGTTTTTGTAAATACAAATCCTCTCTATACTGCTGAAGAGCTTAAAGCTATATTTAATAATTGTAATGTTAAATGTGCTATCGTTATGGACATGTTTGCTAATCATATACAAAAAGCTAAAGATGATATTCCTTCTTTAGAGCATACTATTGTAACGAATATCGCAGACTTATATTCATTCCCTAAAAAACAAATCATTGGTCTTGTATCAAAACATCTAATTAAAAATAAACCTAATTATGATAAAAGCCAATTCATAACTTTCTCAAAAGCTCTTTCAGGTAAAGAAAACAAATATCTAAAACCTAATATATCTAAAGAAGATATCTTATGTCTACAATATTCTAGTGGTACAACAGGAACTCCTAAGGGTGCAGTATTAACTCATGATAATTTAGTATCTAATATTAAACAAGTTTGGGCATGGGTTAATGGTGATTTAGACCTTTACTCACAAGTTGTTATAACAGCACTACCTTTGTATCATATATTTTCACTGAGTGCTAATCTATTATGTTTCTTCTTTGCTGGTGCAAAGAATATCCTTATCCCTAATGCTAGAGACATAAAAGATCTAATAAAAACGATGTCTAAAAATGAGTTTACTATTTTTAATGGCCTTAATACTTTATATATGGCCTTATTAGACCATCCTAATTTTGACAAAATAAACAAATCAAAATATAAATATTCCTTAAGTGGCGGAATGCCAATATCTAGGAAGATCTATTTAAAATGGCTAGATAGAACAGGTGTTGAACTTAAAGAAGGATATGGAATGACCGAAATGTCTCCTGCCATTTCATTAAATAAGTTTAATGAGTCAGAGTTCGACTACTTTGGAACATGCGGTTACCCAATTCCAAATACTGAACTAAGTATAAGAGATATAAAAACTTTTGAAGAAATACATAACTGTTATGATGAAGGTGAGATTTGGTTAAAAGGTCCGCAACAATGTCAAGGTTTCTGGAATGATGATGAAAACAATAGGCTCTACTTCACAGATGATGGCTGGTTAAAAACCGGAGATATTGGATATATAGATAAAAAAGGCCGTCTTACTATTACAGATAGATTAAAGAATATGATTATAGTTTCTGGCTTTAACGTCTATCCTAGAGAAGTTGAGCTTTGTATATCTAAACTTAAAGATATACGAGAGGTTGCTGTTACAGGAATTCCTTCCAAAACATCTGGTGAAAGAGCTATTGCTTTTATTTCTTTAACTCAAGGATCTAAGCTATCAGAGCAAGATATAATTAATCATTGTAAAGAAAGACTTGCAAGCTATAAAGTTCCTAAAACTTGTATTTTAATTGAAACATTACCAAAAAATAATACTGGTAAAATTGATATTAAAAAATTAAAAGCTGACTTTTTAAGCAAATAA